A window from Vanessa atalanta chromosome 18, ilVanAtal1.2, whole genome shotgun sequence encodes these proteins:
- the LOC125070749 gene encoding sodium/potassium-transporting ATPase subunit alpha isoform X5, with product MGETRRKPPAKKRKPGDLDDLKQELDIDYHKVTPEELYQRFQTHPENGLSHAKAKENLERDGPNALTPPKQTPEWVKFCKNLFGGFALLLWIGAILCFIAYGIQASTVEEPSDDNLYLGIVLAAVVIVTGIFSYYQESKSSKIMESFKNMVPQFATVIREGEKLTLRAEDLVLGDIVEVKFGDRIPADIRIIEARGFKVDNSSLTGESEPQSRGPEFTNENPLETKNLAFFSTNAVEGTAKGVVICCGDNTVMGRIAGLASGLDTGETPIAKEIHHFIHLITGVAVFLGVTFFLIAFILGYHWLDAVIFLIGIIVANVPEGLLATVTVCLTLTAKRMASKNCLVKNLEAVETLGSTSTICSDKTGTLTQNRMTVAHMWFDNQIIEADTTEDQSGVQYDRTSPGFKALAKIATLCNRAEFKGGQDGVPILKKEVAGDASEAALLKCMELALGDVLSIRKRNKKVCEIPFNSTNKYQVSIHESDDPSDPRHLLVMKGAPERILERCSTIFIGGKEKVLDEEMKEAFNNAYLELGGLGERVLGFCDLQLPSDKYPIGYKFNTDDPNFPLENLRFVGLMSMIDPPRAAVPDAVAKCRSAGIKVIMVTGDHPITAKAIAKSVGIISEGNETVEDIAARLNIPVSEVNPREAKAAVVHGTELRELNSDQLDEILKFHTEIVFARTSPQQKLIIVEGCQRLGAIVAVTGDGVNDSPALKKADIGVAMGIAGSDVSKQAADMILLDDNFASIVTGVEEGRLIFDNLKKSIAYTLTSNIPEISPFLAFILCDIPLPLGTVTILCIDLGTDMVPAIALAYESAEADIMKRPPRNPFCDKLVNERLISMAYGQIGMIQAAAGFFVYFVIMAENGFLPLKLFGIRKQWDSKAINDLTDSYGQEWTYRDRKALEFTCHTAFFVSIVVVQWADLIICKTRRNSIVHQGMRNWALNFGLIFETALAAFLSYTPGMDKGLRMYPLKFVWWLPAIPFMLSIFIYDEIRRFYLRRNPGGWLEQETYY from the exons ATGGGCGAG ACCCGTCGGAAACCTCCTGCGAAAAAGCGGAAACCCGGAGACTTAGATGACCTAAAACAGGAGTTAGATATCGATTACCACAAAGTAACGCCCGAAGAACTTTACCAAAGATTTCAAACACACCCCGAAAAT GGACTCAGTCACGCAAAAGCGAAAGAAAACCTTGAACGAGATGGTCCAAACGCACTTACACCTCCAAAACAGACACCCGAATGGGTAAAGTTTTGTAAAAATCTTTTCGGCGGATTTGCGTTATTATTGTGGATTGGTGCTATTCTATGCTTTATTGCCTACGGAATTCAG gcGAGTACCGTTGAGGAACCTTCGGATGATAACTTGTACCTTGGTATTGTATTGGCGGCTGTTGTAATCGTGACTGGAATCTTTTCATACTACCAAGAAAGCAAGTCATCCAAGATCATGGAATCCTTCAAGAACATGGTACCCCAATTCGCCACGGTCATTCGCGAAGGAGAAAAATTAACGCTTCGTGCTGAAGATCTTGTGCTCGGTGACATTGTTGAG GTTAAATTCGGCGACCGGATCCCTGCTGATATTCGTATCATTGAAGCACGTGGCTTTAAAGTAGACAACTCGAGTTTGACTGGCGAGTCGGAACCACAATCCCGTGGACCTGAATTTACCAACGAGAACCCCCTAGAAACCAAGAATTTGGCATTCTTCTCTACCAACGCTGTTGAAGGCACTGCTAAGGGTGTAGTAATCTGTTGTGGTGATAATACG GTTATGGGTCGTATTGCGGGATTGGCATCAGGCTTGGACACTGGCGAGACCCCCATTGCTAAGGAAATCCACCATTTTATCCACTTGATCACCGGTGTCGCTGTATTCCTCGGAGTAACGTTCTTCTTAATCGCCTTCATCCTCGGCTATCACTGGCTGGATGCTGTTATTTTCCTCATTG GTATCATTGTAGCCAACGTACCTGAAGGTTTACTGGCGACTGTAACTGTATGTCTGACTCTCACTGCCAAACGTATGGCCTCCAAGAATTGCTTAGTTAAGAACTTGGAAGCCGTCGAAACTCTCGGATCAACCTCAACGATTTGCTCCGATAAAACTGGAACTTTGACCCAAAACAGGATGACTGTAGCTCATATGTGGTTCGACAACCAGATCATTGAAGCTGATACGACTGAGGACCAGTCTGGAGTACAATATG ATCGCACTAGCCCAGGATTCAAAGCGCTTGCCAAAATTGCTACTCTTTGCAACCGAGCTGAGTTCAAAGGTGGACAGGACGGTGTGCCAATCTTGAAGAAGGAAGTTGCTGGAGATGCGTCCGAAGCTGCTTTACTTAAATGTATGGAACTGGCTCTCGGTGACGTGCTGTCGATCAGAAAGAGGAATAAGAAAGTATGCGAGATTCCATTCAACTCTACGAATAAGTACCAAGTTTCTATCCACGAAAGTGATGACCCCAGCGACCCTCGTCATTTGCTCGTAATGAAGGGTGCCCCTGAAAGGATTCTGGAACGCTGCAGCACTATTTTCATCGGTGGCAAGGAAAAG GTTTTGGACGAAGAAATGAAGGAAGCTTTCAACAATGCCTACTTGGAACTCGGTGGACTCGGCGAACGTGTGCTCGGTTTCTGCGATTTGCAATTGCCTTCCGACAAGTATCCCATTGGCTACAAGTTCAACACCGATGACCCCAACTTCCCCTTGGAAAACCTTCGCTTCGTTGGCCTCATGAGCATGATCGACCCTCCCCGTGCCGCCGTACCCGACGCTGTTGCTAAGTGCCGATCTGCTGGTATCAAG gttatCATGGTAACCGGTGACCACCCCATCACTGCCAAGGCTATCGCCAAGTCTGTAGGAATTATTTCTGAAGGCAACGAAACCGTAGAAGATATCGCCGCTCGTCTCAACATTCCCGTATCCGAAGTCAACCCCCGCGAGGCCAAAGCCGCCGTAGTCCACGGAACCGAACTCAGGGAACTCAACTCTGATCAACTCGACGAAATtctcaa GTTCCACACCGAAATCGTGTTCGCGCGTACGTCCCCGCAACAGAAACTGATCATCGTGGAAGGTTGCCAGCGCCTCGGAGCCATCGTAGCCGTCACCGGCGATGGAGTCAACGACTCGCCTGCCTTGAAGAAGGCCGACATTGGCGTCGCTATGGGTATCGCCGGCTCTGACGTGTCCAAGCAG GCCGCTGACATGATCCTCCTCGACGATAACTTCGCGTCCATCGTCACAGGTGTAGAGGAAGGGCGTTTGATCTTCGACAACTTGAAGAAATCCATCGCGTATACCCTCACCTCGAATATTCCCGAAATCTCTCCCTTCCTTGCCTTCATCCTCTGCGATATTCCGCTGCCTCTCGGTACTGTAACCATCCTTTGCATCGATCTCGGAACTGACATG GTGCCCGCCATAGCGCTGGCGTACGAGTCAGCCGAGGCGGACATTATGAAACGTCCGCCTAGAAATCCATTTTGCGACAAACTTGTCAACGAGAG GCTGATTTCCATGGCTTATGGTCAAATCGGAATGATCCAAGCTGCCGCTGGATTTTTCGTATACTTCGTGATTATGGCTGAGAACGGATTCCTTCCCTTGAAACTCTTCGGTATCAGAAAGCAATGGGACTCGAAGGCCATCAATGACTTGACTGACTCCTATGGACAGGAATGG ACTTACCGCGACCGTAAGGCTCTCGAATTTACCTGCCACACCGCTTTCTTCGTGTCCATCGTGGTAGTGCAGTGGGCTGACTTGATCATTTGCAAGACCCGCCGTAACTCGATCGTGCACCAGGGCATGCGTAACTGGGCGCTTAACTTCGGACTCATCTTCGAAACTGCGCTCGCCGCCTTCCTCTCCTACACGCCCGGCATGGACAAGGGCCTGCGGATGTATCCTCTCAA GTTCGTGTGGTGGCTGCCCGCCATTCCATTCATGTTGTCGATCTTCATCTACGACGAAATCCGGCGCTTCTACCTGCGTCGCAACCCGGGCGGCTGGCTCGAACAAGAGACTTACTACTAA
- the LOC125070749 gene encoding sodium/potassium-transporting ATPase subunit alpha isoform X4, translating into MGETRRKPPAKKRKPGDLDDLKQELDIDYHKVTPEELYQRFQTHPENGLSHAKAKENLERDGPNALTPPKQTPEWVKFCKNLFGGFALLLWIGAILCFIAYGIQASTVEEPSDDNLYLGIVLAAVVIVTGIFSYYQESKSSKIMESFKNMVPQFATVIREGEKLTLRAEDLVLGDIVEVKFGDRIPADIRIIEARGFKVDNSSLTGESEPQSRGPEFTNENPLETKNLAFFSTNAVEGTAKGVVICCGDNTVMGRIAGLASGLDTGETPIAKEIHHFIHLITGVAVFLGVTFFLIAFILGYHWLDAVIFLIGIIVANVPEGLLATVTVCLTLTAKRMASKNCLVKNLEAVETLGSTSTICSDKTGTLTQNRMTVAHMWFDNQIIEADTTEDQSGVQYDRTSPGFKALAKIATLCNRAEFKGGQDGVPILKKEVAGDASEAALLKCMELALGDVLSIRKRNKKVCEIPFNSTNKYQVSIHESDDPSDPRHLLVMKGAPERILERCSTIFIGGKEKVLDEEMKEAFNNAYLELGGLGERVLGFCDLQLPSDKYPIGYKFNTDDPNFPLENLRFVGLMSMIDPPRAAVPDAVAKCRSAGIKVIMVTGDHPITAKAIAKSVGIISEGNETVEDIAARLNIPVSEVNPREAKAAVVHGTELRELNSDQLDEILKFHTEIVFARTSPQQKLIIVEGCQRLGAIVAVTGDGVNDSPALKKADIGVAMGIAGSDVSKQAADMILLDDNFASIVTGVEEGRLIFDNLKKSIAYTLTSNIPEISPFLAFILCDIPLPLGTVTILCIDLGTDMVPAISLAYEEAESDIMKRQPRNPFTDKLVNERLISMAYGQIGMIQAAAGFFVYFVIMAENGFLPLKLFGIRKQWDSKAINDLTDSYGQEWTYRDRKALEFTCHTAFFVSIVVVQWADLIICKTRRNSIVHQGMRNWALNFGLIFETALAAFLSYTPGMDKGLRMYPLKFVWWLPAIPFMLSIFIYDEIRRFYLRRNPGGWLEQETYY; encoded by the exons ATGGGCGAG ACCCGTCGGAAACCTCCTGCGAAAAAGCGGAAACCCGGAGACTTAGATGACCTAAAACAGGAGTTAGATATCGATTACCACAAAGTAACGCCCGAAGAACTTTACCAAAGATTTCAAACACACCCCGAAAAT GGACTCAGTCACGCAAAAGCGAAAGAAAACCTTGAACGAGATGGTCCAAACGCACTTACACCTCCAAAACAGACACCCGAATGGGTAAAGTTTTGTAAAAATCTTTTCGGCGGATTTGCGTTATTATTGTGGATTGGTGCTATTCTATGCTTTATTGCCTACGGAATTCAG gcGAGTACCGTTGAGGAACCTTCGGATGATAACTTGTACCTTGGTATTGTATTGGCGGCTGTTGTAATCGTGACTGGAATCTTTTCATACTACCAAGAAAGCAAGTCATCCAAGATCATGGAATCCTTCAAGAACATGGTACCCCAATTCGCCACGGTCATTCGCGAAGGAGAAAAATTAACGCTTCGTGCTGAAGATCTTGTGCTCGGTGACATTGTTGAG GTTAAATTCGGCGACCGGATCCCTGCTGATATTCGTATCATTGAAGCACGTGGCTTTAAAGTAGACAACTCGAGTTTGACTGGCGAGTCGGAACCACAATCCCGTGGACCTGAATTTACCAACGAGAACCCCCTAGAAACCAAGAATTTGGCATTCTTCTCTACCAACGCTGTTGAAGGCACTGCTAAGGGTGTAGTAATCTGTTGTGGTGATAATACG GTTATGGGTCGTATTGCGGGATTGGCATCAGGCTTGGACACTGGCGAGACCCCCATTGCTAAGGAAATCCACCATTTTATCCACTTGATCACCGGTGTCGCTGTATTCCTCGGAGTAACGTTCTTCTTAATCGCCTTCATCCTCGGCTATCACTGGCTGGATGCTGTTATTTTCCTCATTG GTATCATTGTAGCCAACGTACCTGAAGGTTTACTGGCGACTGTAACTGTATGTCTGACTCTCACTGCCAAACGTATGGCCTCCAAGAATTGCTTAGTTAAGAACTTGGAAGCCGTCGAAACTCTCGGATCAACCTCAACGATTTGCTCCGATAAAACTGGAACTTTGACCCAAAACAGGATGACTGTAGCTCATATGTGGTTCGACAACCAGATCATTGAAGCTGATACGACTGAGGACCAGTCTGGAGTACAATATG ATCGCACTAGCCCAGGATTCAAAGCGCTTGCCAAAATTGCTACTCTTTGCAACCGAGCTGAGTTCAAAGGTGGACAGGACGGTGTGCCAATCTTGAAGAAGGAAGTTGCTGGAGATGCGTCCGAAGCTGCTTTACTTAAATGTATGGAACTGGCTCTCGGTGACGTGCTGTCGATCAGAAAGAGGAATAAGAAAGTATGCGAGATTCCATTCAACTCTACGAATAAGTACCAAGTTTCTATCCACGAAAGTGATGACCCCAGCGACCCTCGTCATTTGCTCGTAATGAAGGGTGCCCCTGAAAGGATTCTGGAACGCTGCAGCACTATTTTCATCGGTGGCAAGGAAAAG GTTTTGGACGAAGAAATGAAGGAAGCTTTCAACAATGCCTACTTGGAACTCGGTGGACTCGGCGAACGTGTGCTCGGTTTCTGCGATTTGCAATTGCCTTCCGACAAGTATCCCATTGGCTACAAGTTCAACACCGATGACCCCAACTTCCCCTTGGAAAACCTTCGCTTCGTTGGCCTCATGAGCATGATCGACCCTCCCCGTGCCGCCGTACCCGACGCTGTTGCTAAGTGCCGATCTGCTGGTATCAAG gttatCATGGTAACCGGTGACCACCCCATCACTGCCAAGGCTATCGCCAAGTCTGTAGGAATTATTTCTGAAGGCAACGAAACCGTAGAAGATATCGCCGCTCGTCTCAACATTCCCGTATCCGAAGTCAACCCCCGCGAGGCCAAAGCCGCCGTAGTCCACGGAACCGAACTCAGGGAACTCAACTCTGATCAACTCGACGAAATtctcaa GTTCCACACCGAAATCGTGTTCGCGCGTACGTCCCCGCAACAGAAACTGATCATCGTGGAAGGTTGCCAGCGCCTCGGAGCCATCGTAGCCGTCACCGGCGATGGAGTCAACGACTCGCCTGCCTTGAAGAAGGCCGACATTGGCGTCGCTATGGGTATCGCCGGCTCTGACGTGTCCAAGCAG GCCGCTGACATGATCCTCCTCGACGATAACTTCGCGTCCATCGTCACAGGTGTAGAGGAAGGGCGTTTGATCTTCGACAACTTGAAGAAATCCATCGCGTATACCCTCACCTCGAATATTCCCGAAATCTCTCCCTTCCTTGCCTTCATCCTCTGCGATATTCCGCTGCCTCTCGGTACTGTAACCATCCTTTGCATCGATCTCGGAACTGACATG GTGCCCGCCATTTCCCTGGCTTACGAGGAGGCCGAATCTGACATTATGAAGCGACAGCCGCGTAATCCTTTCACTGATAAGCTCGTTAACGAGAG GCTGATTTCCATGGCTTATGGTCAAATCGGAATGATCCAAGCTGCCGCTGGATTTTTCGTATACTTCGTGATTATGGCTGAGAACGGATTCCTTCCCTTGAAACTCTTCGGTATCAGAAAGCAATGGGACTCGAAGGCCATCAATGACTTGACTGACTCCTATGGACAGGAATGG ACTTACCGCGACCGTAAGGCTCTCGAATTTACCTGCCACACCGCTTTCTTCGTGTCCATCGTGGTAGTGCAGTGGGCTGACTTGATCATTTGCAAGACCCGCCGTAACTCGATCGTGCACCAGGGCATGCGTAACTGGGCGCTTAACTTCGGACTCATCTTCGAAACTGCGCTCGCCGCCTTCCTCTCCTACACGCCCGGCATGGACAAGGGCCTGCGGATGTATCCTCTCAA GTTCGTGTGGTGGCTGCCCGCCATTCCATTCATGTTGTCGATCTTCATCTACGACGAAATCCGGCGCTTCTACCTGCGTCGCAACCCGGGCGGCTGGCTCGAACAAGAGACTTACTACTAA
- the LOC125070749 gene encoding sodium/potassium-transporting ATPase subunit alpha isoform X6, giving the protein MGETRRKPPAKKRKPGDLDDLKQELDIDYHKVTPEELYQRFQTHPENGLSHAKAKENLERDGPNALTPPKQTPEWVKFCKNLFGGFALLLWIGAILCFIAYGIQASTVEEPSDDNLYLGIVLAAVVIVTGIFSYYQESKSSKIMESFKNMVPQFATVIREGEKLTLRAEDLVLGDIVEVKFGDRIPADIRIIEARGFKVDNSSLTGESEPQSRGPEFTNENPLETKNLAFFSTNAVEGTAKGVVICCGDNTVMGRIAGLASGLDTGETPIAKEIHHFIHLITGVAVFLGVTFFLIAFILGYHWLDAVIFLIGIIVANVPEGLLATVTVCLTLTAKRMASKNCLVKNLEAVETLGSTSTICSDKTGTLTQNRMTVAHMWFDNQIIEADTTEDQSGVQYDRTSPGFKALAKIATLCNRAEFKGGQDGVPILKKEVAGDASEAALLKCMELALGDVLSIRKRNKKVCEIPFNSTNKYQVSIHESDDPSDPRHLLVMKGAPERILERCSTIFIGGKEKVLDEEMKEAFNNAYLELGGLGERVLGFCDLQLPSDKYPIGYKFNTDDPNFPLENLRFVGLMSMIDPPRAAVPDAVAKCRSAGIKVIMVTGDHPITAKAIAKSVGIISEGNETVEDIAARLNIPVSEVNPREAKAAVVHGTELRELNSDQLDEILKFHTEIVFARTSPQQKLIIVEGCQRLGAIVAVTGDGVNDSPALKKADIGVAMGIAGSDVSKQAADMILLDDNFASIVTGVEEGRLIFDNLKKSIAYTLTSNIPEISPFLAFILCDIPLPLGTVTILCIDLGTDMVPAISLAYEAPESDIMKRQPRDPYRDNLVNRRLISMAYGQIGMIQAAAGFFVYFVIMAENGFLPLKLFGIRKQWDSKAINDLTDSYGQEWTYRDRKALEFTCHTAFFVSIVVVQWADLIICKTRRNSIVHQGMRNWALNFGLIFETALAAFLSYTPGMDKGLRMYPLKFVWWLPAIPFMLSIFIYDEIRRFYLRRNPGGWLEQETYY; this is encoded by the exons ATGGGCGAG ACCCGTCGGAAACCTCCTGCGAAAAAGCGGAAACCCGGAGACTTAGATGACCTAAAACAGGAGTTAGATATCGATTACCACAAAGTAACGCCCGAAGAACTTTACCAAAGATTTCAAACACACCCCGAAAAT GGACTCAGTCACGCAAAAGCGAAAGAAAACCTTGAACGAGATGGTCCAAACGCACTTACACCTCCAAAACAGACACCCGAATGGGTAAAGTTTTGTAAAAATCTTTTCGGCGGATTTGCGTTATTATTGTGGATTGGTGCTATTCTATGCTTTATTGCCTACGGAATTCAG gcGAGTACCGTTGAGGAACCTTCGGATGATAACTTGTACCTTGGTATTGTATTGGCGGCTGTTGTAATCGTGACTGGAATCTTTTCATACTACCAAGAAAGCAAGTCATCCAAGATCATGGAATCCTTCAAGAACATGGTACCCCAATTCGCCACGGTCATTCGCGAAGGAGAAAAATTAACGCTTCGTGCTGAAGATCTTGTGCTCGGTGACATTGTTGAG GTTAAATTCGGCGACCGGATCCCTGCTGATATTCGTATCATTGAAGCACGTGGCTTTAAAGTAGACAACTCGAGTTTGACTGGCGAGTCGGAACCACAATCCCGTGGACCTGAATTTACCAACGAGAACCCCCTAGAAACCAAGAATTTGGCATTCTTCTCTACCAACGCTGTTGAAGGCACTGCTAAGGGTGTAGTAATCTGTTGTGGTGATAATACG GTTATGGGTCGTATTGCGGGATTGGCATCAGGCTTGGACACTGGCGAGACCCCCATTGCTAAGGAAATCCACCATTTTATCCACTTGATCACCGGTGTCGCTGTATTCCTCGGAGTAACGTTCTTCTTAATCGCCTTCATCCTCGGCTATCACTGGCTGGATGCTGTTATTTTCCTCATTG GTATCATTGTAGCCAACGTACCTGAAGGTTTACTGGCGACTGTAACTGTATGTCTGACTCTCACTGCCAAACGTATGGCCTCCAAGAATTGCTTAGTTAAGAACTTGGAAGCCGTCGAAACTCTCGGATCAACCTCAACGATTTGCTCCGATAAAACTGGAACTTTGACCCAAAACAGGATGACTGTAGCTCATATGTGGTTCGACAACCAGATCATTGAAGCTGATACGACTGAGGACCAGTCTGGAGTACAATATG ATCGCACTAGCCCAGGATTCAAAGCGCTTGCCAAAATTGCTACTCTTTGCAACCGAGCTGAGTTCAAAGGTGGACAGGACGGTGTGCCAATCTTGAAGAAGGAAGTTGCTGGAGATGCGTCCGAAGCTGCTTTACTTAAATGTATGGAACTGGCTCTCGGTGACGTGCTGTCGATCAGAAAGAGGAATAAGAAAGTATGCGAGATTCCATTCAACTCTACGAATAAGTACCAAGTTTCTATCCACGAAAGTGATGACCCCAGCGACCCTCGTCATTTGCTCGTAATGAAGGGTGCCCCTGAAAGGATTCTGGAACGCTGCAGCACTATTTTCATCGGTGGCAAGGAAAAG GTTTTGGACGAAGAAATGAAGGAAGCTTTCAACAATGCCTACTTGGAACTCGGTGGACTCGGCGAACGTGTGCTCGGTTTCTGCGATTTGCAATTGCCTTCCGACAAGTATCCCATTGGCTACAAGTTCAACACCGATGACCCCAACTTCCCCTTGGAAAACCTTCGCTTCGTTGGCCTCATGAGCATGATCGACCCTCCCCGTGCCGCCGTACCCGACGCTGTTGCTAAGTGCCGATCTGCTGGTATCAAG gttatCATGGTAACCGGTGACCACCCCATCACTGCCAAGGCTATCGCCAAGTCTGTAGGAATTATTTCTGAAGGCAACGAAACCGTAGAAGATATCGCCGCTCGTCTCAACATTCCCGTATCCGAAGTCAACCCCCGCGAGGCCAAAGCCGCCGTAGTCCACGGAACCGAACTCAGGGAACTCAACTCTGATCAACTCGACGAAATtctcaa GTTCCACACCGAAATCGTGTTCGCGCGTACGTCCCCGCAACAGAAACTGATCATCGTGGAAGGTTGCCAGCGCCTCGGAGCCATCGTAGCCGTCACCGGCGATGGAGTCAACGACTCGCCTGCCTTGAAGAAGGCCGACATTGGCGTCGCTATGGGTATCGCCGGCTCTGACGTGTCCAAGCAG GCCGCTGACATGATCCTCCTCGACGATAACTTCGCGTCCATCGTCACAGGTGTAGAGGAAGGGCGTTTGATCTTCGACAACTTGAAGAAATCCATCGCGTATACCCTCACCTCGAATATTCCCGAAATCTCTCCCTTCCTTGCCTTCATCCTCTGCGATATTCCGCTGCCTCTCGGTACTGTAACCATCCTTTGCATCGATCTCGGAACTGACATG GTACCCGCTATATCATTGGCGTACGAGGCGCCAGAGTCCGATATCATGAAGCGGCAGCCCCGAGACCCTTACCGTGACAACCTCGTCAACAGAAG GCTGATTTCCATGGCTTATGGTCAAATCGGAATGATCCAAGCTGCCGCTGGATTTTTCGTATACTTCGTGATTATGGCTGAGAACGGATTCCTTCCCTTGAAACTCTTCGGTATCAGAAAGCAATGGGACTCGAAGGCCATCAATGACTTGACTGACTCCTATGGACAGGAATGG ACTTACCGCGACCGTAAGGCTCTCGAATTTACCTGCCACACCGCTTTCTTCGTGTCCATCGTGGTAGTGCAGTGGGCTGACTTGATCATTTGCAAGACCCGCCGTAACTCGATCGTGCACCAGGGCATGCGTAACTGGGCGCTTAACTTCGGACTCATCTTCGAAACTGCGCTCGCCGCCTTCCTCTCCTACACGCCCGGCATGGACAAGGGCCTGCGGATGTATCCTCTCAA GTTCGTGTGGTGGCTGCCCGCCATTCCATTCATGTTGTCGATCTTCATCTACGACGAAATCCGGCGCTTCTACCTGCGTCGCAACCCGGGCGGCTGGCTCGAACAAGAGACTTACTACTAA